In the Mytilus galloprovincialis chromosome 10, xbMytGall1.hap1.1, whole genome shotgun sequence genome, one interval contains:
- the LOC143049594 gene encoding uncharacterized protein LOC143049594: protein MEKNCSRPMSPLGRSGLILPASAATTTTITTVNNLTIKPTNAANETTFSTEKTTATTNDTATLHITTSTNDTTTASTQETTTSALTTYHKETTMTSTVETTTSALTTYHEETTMTSTVDTTTPSLTTSPEKTTMTSTVETTTQALTSSPEETTMTSTVKSTTQALATTPEETTMTSTVEATTLALTPSPEETTMTSTFETTSSTLTVSPDETTMTSAVETTTSAITTSPEETRMTSTVETTTPALTTSPEETTMTSTVGTTTPALTTSSEETTITSTVETTTSALTTSPDETTMTLTVETTTPALSTSPKETTMTPTVETTTSALTTSPEETTMTSTVETTTSALTTSPEKTTMISTVETTTPALTTSPPDKTTTTSTVETTTPALTTSPAETTMTSTVEATTQALTPSPAETTMTSTVETTSSTLTVSPEETTMTSAVETTTSALTTSPEETTMTSTVETTTPALTTSPEETTMISTVETTTPALTTSSEETTMTSTVETTTSALNTSPEKTTMTSTVKTTTPALSTSPKETTMTSTVETTTSALTTSSEETTMTSTVETTTSALTTSPEETTMTSTVETSSPALTTSPEETTMTSTVETTTSALTTSPEETTMTSTVESTTSALTTSPEETTTASTVETTTPALTTFPEETTMASTVETTTSDLTTSPEETTMASTVETTTSDLTTSPEETTMASTVETTTSGNSTSTDITTTYKLSTETTKQLTTSSPLNIPMTTRVATAYCPAEMYKNIRWSQIEAGKKDAQKCPHGYTGE, encoded by the exons TTCTTCCCGCATCTGCTGCAACGACAACGACTATAACTACTGTCAATAATTTAACGATTAAACCAACAAATGCGGCTAATGAAACAACTTTTTCTACTGAAAAAACAACTGCAACAACTAACGACACAGCTACATTACACATTACAACTTCTACCAATGACACAACAACGGCATCAACTCAGGAGACAACGACATCAGCTTTAACTACTTACCATAAAGAAACAACGATGACATCAACTGTTGAGACAACGACATCAGCTTTAACTACTTACCATGAAGAAACAACGATGACATCAACTGTTGATACAACAACACCATCTTTAACTACTTCTCCCGAGAAAACAACGATGACATCAACTGTTGAGACAACGACACAAGCTTTAACTTCTTCTCCCGAAGAAACAACGATGACATCAACTGTTAAGTCAACGACACAAGCTTTAGCTACTACTCCTGAAGAAACAACGATGACATCAACTGTTGAGGCAACGACATTAGCTTTAACTCCTTCTCCCGAAGAAACAACGATGACATCAACTTTTGAGACAACATCATCAACCTTAACTGTTTCTCCCGACGAAACAACGATGACATCAGCTGTTGAGACAACGACATCAGCTATAACTACTTCTCCCGAAGAAACAAGGATGACATCAACTGTTGAAACAACCACACCAGCTTTAACTACTTCTCCCGAAGAAACAACGATGACATCAACTGTTGGGACAACGACACCAGCTTTAACTACTTCTTCCGAAGAAACAACAATAACATCAACTGTTGAGACAACGACATCAGCTTTAACTACTTCTCCCGACGAAACAACGATGACATTAACTGTTGAGACAACGACACCAGCTTTAAGTACTTCTCCCAAAGAAACAACAATGACACCAACTGTTGAGACAACAACATCAGCTTTAACTACTTCTCCCGAAGAAACAACGATGACATCAACTGTTGAGACAACGACATCAGCTTTAACTACTTCCCCCGAAAAAACAACGATGATATCAACTGTTGAGACAACGACACCAGCTTTAACTACTTCTCCCCCCGATAAAACAACAACGACATCAACTGTTGAGACAACGACACCAGCTTTAACTACTTCTCCTGCAGAAACAACGATGACATCAACTGTTGAGGCAACGACACAAGCTTTAACTCCTTCTCCCGCAGAAACAACGATGACATCAACTGTTGAGACAACATCATCAACCTTAACTGTTTCTCCCGAAGAAACAACGATGACATCAGCTGTTGAGACAACGACATCAGCTTTAACTACCTCTCCCGAAGAAACAACGATGACATCAACTGTTGAGACAACCACACCAGCTTTAACTACTTCTCCCGAAGAAACAACGATGATATCAACTGTTGAGACAACGACACCAGCTTTAACTACTTCTTCCGAAGAAACAACAATGACATCAACTGTTGAGACAACGACATCAGCTTTAAATACTTCTCCCGAAAAAACAACGATGACATCAACTGTTAAGACAACGACACCAGCTTTAAGTACTTCTCCCAAAGAAACAACAATGACATCAACTGTTGAGACAACGACATCAGCTTTAACTACTTCTTCCGAAGAAACAACAATGACATCAACTGTTGAGACAACGACATCAGCTTTAACTACTTCTCCCGAAGAAACAACGATGACATCAACTGTTGAGACATCGTCACCAGCTTTAACTACTTCTCCCGAAGAAACAACGATGACATCAACTGTTGAGACAACGACATCAGCTTTAACTACCTCTCCCGAAGAAACAACGATGACATCAACTGTTGAATCAACGACATCAGCTTTAACTACTTCTCCCGAAGAAACAACAACAGCATCAACTGTTGAGACAACGACACCAGCTTTAACTACTTTTCCCGAGGAAACAACGATGGCATCAACTGTTGAGACAACGACATCAGATTTAACTACTTCTCCCGAAGAAACAACGATGGCATCAACTGTTGAGACAACGACATCTGATTTAACTACTTCTCCCGAAGAAACAACGATGGCATCAACTGTTGAGACAACGACATCAGGTAATAGTACTTCTACCGATATAACGACAACATACAAACTCAGCACTGAAACTACAAAACAACTAACAACGTCATCACCTCTGAATATCCCAATGACTACACGAGTTGCAACTG CCTATTGTCCGGcagaaatgtataaaaatattagATGGTCACAGATAGAAGCAGGAAAAAAAGACGCACAAAAATGTCCGCATGGATATACAG GTGAATGA